In Oncorhynchus gorbuscha isolate QuinsamMale2020 ecotype Even-year linkage group LG03, OgorEven_v1.0, whole genome shotgun sequence, the DNA window tgtttctgaccgtttgagcagacacatgcacatttgtgacctgctggaggtcatgttgcagggctctggcagtgctcctcctgctcctccttggacaaaggcggaggtagcggtcctgctgctgggttgttgccctcctacggccttctCCACGTCGCCTGATGTATTGGCCTGACTCCTGGTAGCGCTtctatgctctggacactacactgacagacacagcaaaccttcttgccacagctcgcattgatgtgccatcctggatgagctgcactacctgagccacttgtgtgggtagtagactccgtctcatgctaccactagagtgaaagtaccgccagcattcaaaagtgaccaaaacatcagccaggaagcataggaactgagaagtggtctgtggtcaccacctgcagaaccacttctttattgggggtgtcttgctaattgcctataatttccacctgatGTCTATtcaatttgcacaacagcatgtgaaatgtattgtcaatcagtgttgcttcctaagtggacagtttgatttcacagaagtgtgattgacttagagttacattgttgtttaagtgttccctttattttttggaacagtgtacatcaaacacatggtttccatacCATTCCATTCATGCCGTTCCAGCCatttatgagccgttctcccctcagcagcctctactGGGGTATATGTAACGTGAGAGTGTGTATGCTTACTTGTTCCCCCAGCTGGTGTTTGTGCTCTGCAGCATTTTTCTCTAGTTCAGAGATCTTGGTCTGCTGCTGCTGTACCACACCACGTAAGTGCTTGATGCAGTTGTGGTTGCACATCTCATCTTTCGGCATCTCCAGCCTGCGGCAAAATTGTGACATTATGAAATTAAAGCCACTACGTCACTCTAGAGACCACTACAATACTAAATAATAAAAACAAGACCAGGTAATGTCACATTCTGCAGTGGTGGTGCGGCATCCCCAGCAACTCAAAAGTCACAGCCATGTTTTCCCATTCTGTCTGGTCTACTCTAATGTGTAATGTGCTTTAATGTCACCTACCCACAGCCCTCCTCACAGTTGACAGGTCTTTTGGGGTTGTGCTCGCAGTCCTTCAGGTGAGACTGTAGTTGATCTAGCCGCAGTGTGGCTGGGCAGCCGAAGCCAGCGTTGTCACAAGCGATTTGGAGTTTGGAGAGCATGTTGCGCATGATGCGGGGCACAGGCCGGAGGTGAGCCAGTGTCACCACGCTGCGGTCCACAGGACAGATCTGCTGCTGGTTGAACCACTGGGTGATGCAGGCGTTGCAGAAGGCATGCTCACAGTGTGGGGCCTAGACATAGGAGAAAAAGGAGCggagatgggaaaagggaagATGGGAAAATAAGTATATTGTTTGAAATCGGTGAAAGGTCTATATTAAGAACTCAGTGACAACCTGtctaaataaaggataaataaaataaGTCCTTGTAATAGATCTGGTCCAGAGGTATAGGAGGTATAGTAGGCCATTAACCTGCACTGGCTCCTCCAGTACCATGCTGCAGATGGGACACAGCAGGTCTTCATCCACCTCCCCTTGGAACCTGGTGACGTCGTACCCCATGGCACATCACTGATACACACCAATTTCTGCAGAATACAAGGCTAGGTGAGTCAATGCCTGGAGAAAATCCATCTCACCAATGTAAACCTGTCCAGGAGTGTTTATGGAATATCTGCAGAAGAAATGCAGCAAAATGAACATACCCACTTTATCCTGTGCAATTAACATAACTTCAAGGTCAAGCCTTGTTACCATATTAAACAACTTCAGCTATATCGTCATCCTAAACCATTTGGAGTGGCTCAAGCCAGTAGCTTAGTGAGTGAACAAAAGAAAAGCAGTAGTGGTACCTCACTCACAAATGGTCCTCATTTCTCCTATTCAGCAGGACTGTTAAAGGTCACATGGAGTGGTTTGGATGGCACACTGTATGGAGAGACAGACTCAATCAGACACATAGCTAAGTCTAACTGGGAAGCACATTTCCAggcatttactacatttactggACCTTACTTACTGACTatattgtccccatggggaaattttgttgcagtgtcatgtacacgttTAACGTGGTgtttaaatacaaaaacaattggCAATACAACTTTCATAAGTCATATaccaataaaacattttaaaaaaaaaataaataaaaaaaagacTAGCCTGCGGGCCTTACTGAGTCGATAGGTATATTAGCCcgagctatttaggagggatatcacacctggcacaaattaatgtctagttctgtttttcctgctgaggggtgccctatacctgcGCCCAGAGGGGAGTAGTTCAAAGTCTGGGTACAGGGGGTGGCTTGGGTCTTATGACAATTACACAGTCATTAGGCCTACACAATATCCTTGGGATTAATCATGACATGCAtcttcgcaacaaagcctccttcacgcacgccaccaaacttaccctagtaaaactgactatcctaccgatcctagacGATGTcctctacaaaatagcttccaatattctactcagcaaactggatgcagtctaacagtgccatccgttttgttaccaaagccccttataccacccaccactgcgaactgtatgctctagtcggctggccctcggtacatattcgtcgccagacccacttgctccaggtcatctataagtctatgctaggtaaagctccgccttatctcagctcactggtcacgataacaacacccacccgtagcacgtgctccagcaggtacagtggggcaaaaaaagtatttagtcagccaccaattgtgcaggttctcccacttaaaaagatgagaggcctgtaatttatcataggaacacttcaactatgacagacaaaatgagaagaaaaaaaatccagaaaatcacattgtaggatttttaatgaatttatttgcaaattatggtggaaaataagtatttggtcaataacaaaagtttctcaatacttttatataccctttgttggcaatgacagaggtcaaacgttttgtgtaagtcttcacaagattttcacacactgttgctggtattttggcccattcctccatgcagatctcctctagagcagtgatgttttggggctgttgctgggcaacagactttaaactccctccaaagattttctatggggttgagatctggagactggctaggccactccaggaccttgaaatgcttcttacgaagccactccttcgttgcccgggcggtgtgtttgggatcattgtcatgctgaaagacccagccacatttcatcttcaatgcccttgctgatggaaggaggttttcactcaaaatctcacggtacatgaccccattcattctttcctttacatggatcagtcgtcctggtccctttgcagagaaacagccccaaagcatgatgtttccacccccatgcttcacagtgggtatggtgttctttggatgcaactcagcattctttgtcctccaaacacgacgagttgagtttttaccaaaaagttatattttggtttcatctgaccatatgacattctcccaatcttcttctggatcatccaaatgctctctagaaaacttcagacaggcctggacatgtactggcttaagcagggggacacgtctggcactgcaggaattgagtccctggcggcgtaatgtgttactgatggtaggctttgttactttggtcccagctctctgcaggtcattcactaggtccccccgtgtggttctgggatttttgctcaccgttcttgtgatcattttgaccccacggggtgagatcttgcgtggagccccagatcgagggagattatcagtggtcttgtgtgtcttccatttcctaataattgctcccacagttgatttcttcaaaccaagctgcttacctattgcagattcagtcttcccagcctggtgcaggtctacaattttgtttctggtgtcctttgacagctctttggtcttggccatagtggagtttggagtgtgactgtttgaggttgtggacagatgtcttttgtactgataacaagttcaaacaggtgccattaatacaggtaacgagtggaggacaaatgagcctcttaaagaagaagttacaggtctgtgagagccagaaatcttgcttgtttgtaggtgaccaaatacttattttccaccataatttgcaaataaattaattaaaaacctacaatgtgattttctggatttttttccctcattttgtctgtcatagttgaagtgtacgtatgatgaatattacaggcctcatctttttaagtgggagaacttgcacaattggtggctgactaaatacttttttgccccactgtatatctcactggtcatccccaaagccaacacctcctttgactgccgttccttccagttctctgctgccagtgactggaacgaattgtaaaaatcgctgaagctggagacttatatttccctcactaactttaaacctcagctatctgagcagctaaccgatcgctgcagctgtacatagtccatctgtaaatagcccacccaatctacctacctcatccccatattgtttttatttacttttctgctcttttgcacatcagtatctctacttgcacatcatcatctgctcatgtatcactccagtgttaatctgcaaattgTAAATattttgctactatggcctatttattgcctatctcctcacgccatttgcacacactgcatatagactttctttttttctattgtgttattgactgtacacttgtttattgcatgtgtaactctgttgttgcttgtgtcgcactgctttgctttatcttggccaagtcgcagttgtaaatgagaacttgttcaactagcttacctggttaaataaaggtaaaataaaaaaattattatGCTTCTCAGCCCAGGCACAGTGCAGGTACACACATCTGTAATAATGTCACCTGAAGTGCATGACAATGAAATCAATTATTGGTAGATCAGCTGTAAAATAAGTGGGGCACCGCGATAACATCTAGCTAGTATCTAAATATATGGTCTTTCTGGCATACTGACGATGATGAAACAGGGCATCAGCGTAGTTCGATCTGACTATGGTTTATCTTCTCAAGTGGTGGTTGAAAGttgaaagtatgtggacaccccttcaaatgaatggatttggctattttggggcggcagggtaacctagtggttagagtgttggaccgaaaggttgcaagttcaaatccccgagctgacaaggtacaaatctgtcgttctgcccctgaacaggcagttaacccactgttccccggtaggccgtcattgaaaataagaatttgttcttaactgacttgcctagttaaataaaggtaaaatacattttaaaaaattagccacctgttgctgacaggtgtataaaatcgagcacacagccatgcaatctcaatagacaaacattggcagtagaatggcattactgaagagctcagtgactttcaacgtggcactgttataggatgccacctttccaacaagtcagttggtcaaatttctgccctgctagagctacccaggtcaactgtaagtgctgttattgtgaagtggaaacgtctaggagcaacaacggctcagccgtgaagtggtaggccacacaagctcacagaacgggacagagtgctgaagtgcgtaaaaatggtctgtcctcagtTGGAACACTcattactgagttccaaactgcctctggaagtaacatcagcacaataactgttcgtcaggagcttcatgaaatgggtttctatggccaCACAGAAgccacaagcctaagatcaccataccaAGCatcgcaatgccaagcatcagctggagtggtgtaaagctcaccgccaatGGATTTTAGAGCAGTGGAAacctgttctctggagtgatgaatcatgcttcaccatctggtagtctgacagacaaatctgggtttggcggatgcatagtgccaaatgcatagtgccaactgtaaagttctgtggaggaggaataatggtctggggctgttttatggtttgggctaggccccttagttccagtgaggggaaatcttaacgctactgcGTTATTTTCAGTAATGTTATGTACAATGACATCCTAGACAATtctttgcttccaactttgtggcaacagtttagggaaggccctttcctgtttcagcatgactatgcccccatgcacaaagcgaggtccatacagaaatggttcgtcgagatctgtgtggaagaacttgactggcctgcacagagccctgaccttaaccccaatgAACACTTTTGTGATTAATTGgtacgccgactgcgagccaggcctaatcgcccaacctcactaatgctcttgtggctgaatggaagcaagtccccacagcaatgttctaacatctagttgacatccttcccagaagagtggaagctgttacagcagcaaagggggggggggcaactctatattaatgaccatgattttggaatgagatgttcaatgaacaggtgtccacatacttttggtaatgtagtgtggCTACcggggctgcagggtagcctagtggttagagcgttggactagtaaccgaaaggttgcaagttcgaatccgagctgacaaggtacaaatctgtcgttctgcccctgaacaagcagttaacccactgttcctaggcagttaacccactgttcctaggccgtcattgaaaataagaatttgttcttaactgacttgcctagtaaaata includes these proteins:
- the LOC124032152 gene encoding E3 ubiquitin-protein ligase NRDP1-like, which produces MGYDVTRFQGEVDEDLLCPICSMVLEEPVQAPHCEHAFCNACITQWFNQQQICPVDRSVVTLAHLRPVPRIMRNMLSKLQIACDNAGFGCPATLRLDQLQSHLKDCEHNPKRPVNCEEGCGLEMPKDEMCNHNCIKHLRGVVQQQQTKISELEKNAAEHKHQLGEQKRDIQLLKANMRAIRSANPNMQNLEESIEYNEILEWVNSLQPVRVTRWGGMISTPDAVLQAVIKRSLIDSGCPLSIINELIENAHERNWPQGLATLETRQMNRRYYENYVAKRIPGKQAVVVMACENQHMGEDMILEPGLVMIFAHGVEEIL